The following is a genomic window from Arvicanthis niloticus isolate mArvNil1 chromosome 10, mArvNil1.pat.X, whole genome shotgun sequence.
GCAGTCGCCATTCTTCAGCAAGTCTTTCCCGTCCCTTCTGAAACAGATGAGCAGGATGGGGCTCATGGCCTGAGACTACGTACTGTTTTTTGTTGGCCTTTCTGAAGAGGGTAGGCTCAGAGCAGTAGGAAGACTTTCCCTTGTTCCCAATATTTAGACAGCTGGAGCAGCAGCCACAGGGCCCCGTGGCTAGGGGGCCCTGTTGCATAGGCACTAGGCTACTGCTGATACGCAGAGAACCGTTGACCAAACAGTTGAGTGAGCGGCCACCCGGAGCTGAAGGCTGGGTGCTCTGTGAGCAGGGCAGTCGGGTCAAGGCAGGAAGGGGTGTGCTTGGGTCCAGGATGGGGGCCTCTGTGATGGAGCTGTCGTGGGAGGCTGGTCTGGAGACTTCAGGAGCAGGGGACACAGGCGGCCTGTTCTCTACCTCTTGGCGGACAGTGGGGCTGTGCAGGTTCATGTGTAGCTTTCTCATGTGATGCACCACCGCGGCCGCGTTGAAGGcttgctgaggaggcagaggagtgTCTGGCTGTGCTCTTGCAGAGACTGCTGGgttcctgctttcttctccctgggGCCCTGGAAACCACCCTGCCCACTTCCCAGTTCACAGAGAGCACAGGGTACTGCTCTTGCCTAGGAAAGGGATGCCCTAGGAAACCCATCCACCAGCCCCAGACAGTCCAGCTTCCCAGGGCCCAGGACAGCATGCTCAACCTCTGAACGTAGCTCACCCTCCACTTGCTCTTGGCAAAGTTCTTCTGAATCTGGAGGCTGACAGATGGATAGATGTCCCGGTGCAGGGCTGTGTTCCCGTCAATCCTAGCATGTAGGAGGGGACTTGGTTACCAGGTGGCCCTGGGACTCAGACACAGGTTGGACAGGGCTCTGGACATGCAGGGCCATGTTCAGTTGACAGGGGCTGACATAAGCCTCCTGGACACTAGACATGCTATGCACTCAGCCATGAGCTTCACCTCCAGTGACACGCTCCTCAGCACAGGCTGCCTCTTTAGTAACCATGCAGGGATCTGACATCCAGCCTGAGGATGGGAACCCTTGGCCTTTGCTTCTTAAAGTGGTTAGAGAACATAGTTGGACCCTGCAGGCCACACTGGCCCAACTCAGTGCTGTGTGCTGACCACCTGAGCCTGATGAACACATAATGAGCGCTGGCTTTGATGTCTCAGGGCCCTGAGATGGCTCCAGGGGGCCCTGGGAGTTAGCTTGGCTTTGAGAACCAGAAAGGAGAACACACAGCCCACTCCATTTCTTACTCACCATGGGTGTCTGAGGGCTTTCTCGCAGGTGTACCGTTCATTTGGGTCCTTCTCCAGCAGATGGCAAATAAAATCCTTGGCTAAGGGGAATATCAGAGACTCAGCTAGGACCAGATTTCATGACTGAAAGAAATTCACTTCCGGGCTGGTGGGAGGCAGTGAATGCATCTTTAGCTAATCTTCTAGAGAGACAGTTTTAAGAGTCTTAAAAAAATATCCTAACTACCTAACAACCCAGCATAAGCCACCAAGGAGAGCACTCCAAGCAGCCTCACCCACATGTACAGGGGAGCCTTGCCAGTCACGTCATGCCACACCGTGTGCATGTGCTTGCTGGTAAACACATGGGCTAACATGTGAGTGTTGGCTTCTTCCAGCTCTGATCACCACTTACCAGCCTCCACAAGCCGGCTTGGCTCATTTTTttcacacacaacacacctgCTGCCTTCTCTTTCAAACAGTGTATACGCCCCCctctcacacacaacacacatggcGCCTTCTCCCGCATCAGAGTCAGTTCTGTTCTTATACCTAATCTCAGGTTGTGCCCCGGCCTGTAACCCTCCATTTCTGGGCTCCTAGCTTCAAACACTTTACCTGGTCTTTGAACCAGGGAAAGACTTCTCCACTCTCCCTGGCAGCTTCTGCTCCACAAGCCCAGGGACTGTCCTCTCTCTTAAGATATTGTCCCTTGCAGCCTCCACTTTATCCTTCATGCTCACCTGACTCAGAAATGTCATCCCAGAATGGAGACTCAAACTCGTAGTAACCCTCTTTGATCTTCTCAAAAAGCTTTGATTCGGTTTCTTCATAGAAAGGGGGATACCCACACAGCCTGcaggaagacagggaagagaTAGTCTGTCAGGCAGTCCCTTCTCTCTGGACCAACCTCTCTATCTATCCTCTCGCTGCACAATTCACAGTCAATGAAGGTCTCTGACCAGCAGTGTGACTACGAGGTAGGCTTGCCTATTCCCATGAAGAGCACATGCGGAGCTGAGACCTGGAGAGAACTCTCTGGAAGGGCCCCTTGCAGGTCTTCCCCCTGGGCCCTCGCTTCCTCTGGCTCTTGGGTGTTCTCTTCAAAGGACGAGGAACATCACAAGGGATTAAGCTGTTTTGGTctactctttgagacagggtctcatgtagcccaagttaACTTCaaactgtgtagctaaggatggcccAGAATtctgctcctccctctgtctcctgaatctTAGGGTTGCATattgtgctaccatgcccaggttgtttgttttcagaaagatgttttattttcattttttttatgtttatgtgtgtctgtgtgtcacataTATGCAGGCATGTACAAAggtgagaagagggcatcagatccctctggagctagaattacaggcctgATGtgggtctcctggaagagcagcaagtgctcttaaaggCTGAGTTATTTCTTTAGTCCCCCTCCTACCACTCAGTTGTATATACTGTgctaggattgaacccagggtttcacgCATGCTAGGCAGGCGCGCTGCCAGCTGAGTTGCATCCCACAGCCCTAACCTAGGAGGTGACTCAGACATTGTTTGAGTAAATGAGTTGGAGAATAATTTGACAGAATCCACACTAAGAGCAAGTGTTATTTCCCTAAGAACAGAGCTGGCTGCTATGGGGGGGGGCATGTTGGGGGAGAACCCATGGGAAGGCTAGGAAACAGAGCACCTGAGCATGGGTGGAGGAGAGGAAATGCCATGAGAACCTCTAGTTTATGATGTTGCCTTCAGATGGTGGCACTGCTGGGTCAGGGGAGCTGAGGTACTTCAGCCTTCATGGGTTCTAGGCCTTGATATCTCATTTTCTTAATGGTTCTACAGAGTGACAGGAATGCAGTGCTCTGGGAGGGTAGCCCAGGGGGCTGAAGAGTGAGTGCAGTGTCCAGGGCTTGGTGGAGCTCAGTACATACAGTTATGTACATAAGTGAacctcattctctccctctccccctctccctcccccacctcctccccatctctctctaccccctccctctccctctctctgtctctccctctacctctccccttctctgcatcctctccctgccccctctccttcccctcctccattcctctctctcctccccctccccgtgtgtgtgtgtgtgtgtgtgtgtgtgtatgtgtgtgtgtgtgtatgtatgtgtgtgttcacacatgcataaacagatgcctgggaggagaagaggtgaTTTCTCAGGGAATGCATTGACACCAGCTTTTACTCACAGTATGTATGTGATGACACCAATGGACCAGCAGTCCACAGCCTTACTGTAGGGCTTCTGGGCCAGCACTTCTGGAGCTGTAGGAAATCAATTGTAGGTTCAGGGCTAGGAACAAGAGAGGAGGCCCAAGAGAGGAGTAGAGAACAGGAAAGGGATGGAAGTAGGGGATAGAGGGGTAGAATAGGAACATCCATGAGACTGAAAACTCCCCAAAGGGGGGGACTGCATCTCCCCAAGCAGACTAACTCTTTTCCTGAGAGGAGAGACCTGTTTCTCCATGGATCTAGGAGGTCCCATAAGCTGTTTCTGACTCCTCCGTTAGCCCAGAACTCTCCAGCTTTGTCATTCCCATCAGAGTAATAAGAGTAACACCTGACTGTGTTACTCATACGGAGGATCCTCAGGGCCAGGGTCCACCAGTCTCTGTCTTCAGAGCAGGGATCTGCAGGGTGGTATGGTCTCTCCACCACAGCAGCAGAAGCCCTGGAAGGCAAAAAGCTCCCTACTCTAGTCATCTCAGGAAGCTCCAAGAAGGTGGCTGGGACTTGCTTGTCTCTGGTACCTGCCTAGTGCATGAACTTGAGGGCTCAGTAAGGCCATGAGCCATGCTTCCCTTGGATTGGGAGAGCCAGGCAGACAgacctgccttctgagtgcacCCCAGCACTGAGTTTAGTATCcaaagaattctacatctttagGTGAGTGACTAAACTTCCCATGGGAGAGAGCAGGTTCGTCCTGCAAGTCTGGGCTCTGCCTCCTACTTTCCCAGGTACTTAGCCCATCAGGTGATGGCTAGCTAAatattctctttcccttccttctctcaggTCCCAGGACTCCTAACATCAAGTGCCTTGTCAGGTATTTCTCTCTCAATGCCCAGCTTTCCCCACTCCCATGTGTTTCTTGGAGTTACAGGAGGGGCCCATACCCCTTGGGCAAAAACTCATCATCAGGTGGATCCAGACTCCTAACAGGTGGGATTCTAGTGTAGGAGGAAAAGACGGGTGAATGCCCTATTTCTCAGCTCTCTGCCAATCTTGGGGTTGCGATAGTGGAAGAGTGCCTAGAATCTCCTGGAAGGGTTGAGGGCAGCCTCTGCAAAGATCAGGATTAGAGTCAGATTGATGAACATGTCTGTACACAGTCACCTTCCTCTGGGAGTTATATCATTGCTGTGCTGGTCAACTTGTCCCAAGCTAGAGTTATAGGAAGAGGGGACTTCACTTCAGGAGTTGTgtccatcagattggtctgtgtggggcattttcttgacttaGGATTGATGTGAGATGAGATGCCCAGCCTATTGTGTGTGGTTCCATCCCTTGGCAATTtgtcctgggtggtataagaaatcaggttgagcaagccatggggtgTAAGCCAGtggcagcatccctccatggcctcataGAGTTATTTCCTATGTTCAGTTTCCTTCTTGAgatcctgccctggcttcccttcatgatggactgtaagatAAGATACAAGTCCTTTCCTCATTTGTTcgtgatgtttatcacagcaacagaaagctaatACAACACCAGTGGTTAAACAGACAAATGGCTCCCCTCTGTCGCCCCTGGACTCACCCACATAGCCTGGGGTCCCACAAGCCGTGGACATGACTCCATTCTGCTCCATCTTGGATAGACCAAAGTCAGTAATCATGATCTTGGAGTTCTCCTCAGGCGTGAGGTACAGCAGGTTTTCAGGCTGCCAAAGAAGACACACAGCCTAGAAAGGGACTTCCTGAACAGTGTGTCCTTGTTATGGGTTTTCCTAGGAATCGAAGCCCTGGGCTCCCAACTCAGAGGCCACAGcccctttccctattttttccCACCTTCATCCCATCTGTGCCCTCGCTTCTACATCCTAGAACTCTGCATCTTGCTAATAGTCTTGTCTTTGCTCCTCTCTACTCACAACTACTCCAGACTGCATTTTGAGGGGCCCAACCTCTGGCTGTTTCTTAACCCCTAAAGCCTACTGCAGTGCCTACTATGGTTTAGACCCTTAGTGTCTGTTATGCTTAAATTTGACTGTGGCGGTGGGTCACATTGACATTGTAATGAGAGGACATTTAAAAGGTCCCTGGAAAGGCCAAGGTGCAGTTGAACAATGGTTATATATGCTCAGCATAAGGAATCTTAGGGCAGAAGAAGCCTGCGAGTCCAACCAGGCCAACTCTCTCATGTGACATATATTTCCCAGCCAGCACCCCTGCCCCATCACCTTTAGATCTCTGTGAACGATGCCATTCTCATGAAGGTATTTCACTGCAGACAAGACCTGCTGGATGACCAGGCTGGCGTCCTTTTCTGTGTAGACGCCACGCTCTAGGATCCGGTCAAAAAGCTCACCTCCGGAAACACTGTGGGCACAAGAATCTGATTCCATAGCAGGTCAAAGCCCAACCACTTCTCTGTAGCCAAGGGTTGTAAGCACAAGCAGGCGCCCTGAAGTGGGGTATGAGCGTTCATTGCTGGTTCAGGACACTCCTTCTGGGTATCTGAGATATCACTAGGGGTCATTTGGTTGGAAGCTTCTATTATAATTCAAATAGCCTTGGTTAGAGTACCTGGAAAAGCTAGGAATTCCTTCCTATGGATACCTTTGTTGCTTACCTGGGCACAGGATTGGAAATTGGACAAAGTGTGAAAATGAGATTAATTGCCCACATTTACAATGGGACTTCTTTCTTCATGAGGGAAAACTGGGCTACCTGCTGCTGAAATTTCAGATAGGGACAtagatgtattttaaaacttgaatGGTCTGGGGAAAGAGGACTTTAGAGCTTGAAGATAAAGCCTGACCGTCCATTATCCTTGAAATCATCTGTACTATGTTTCTAGAAGTTCCCAATCAGCACTAGATGGTTGTCGTGCTCGGGAACTCACCATCTCTGATGAAAGATCACGTTCTCTTCGAGTATAGTTTTGATATCTCTAGATATCATGTTGAGCCTGAAACTTTGCAGTTCCAGCATCTCTGCCCCTGGTACCACACAAAGGTAGTGCAACTCTTACTTGTTTGTGACAGTGACAGATGAGACCATTCTACTGAAGAACCATTTCTGTCTTGCAGAAGGATATACCACGTAGCCTCCATTTAATTCAAGCAGATCTCTCCCGAGACATTTGTTCTTTAAACTGAATTGAAGTCATCTACCTGAGATGTCTACTCTTACAGTTTATCCTATAATGATGTTAGTATGTTCACCATCAAGTCCATACATAGAAACAGATGCATTAAAGTAGTGTCAAAGAAAGGTTCTGGGGTTGACAGTATGCCCGAGTTTCCCCTTCAGTGGCTGAGTGCTTGGGAAGTCCCAGAAGGCCTTATGGGCAGCAAAGACTGTGAATAGCTATTGTCTGCTCATAGGAAATACCCCAACAACTGCAAACCTGTACTGGCATGAAGTAGCTCAATAGTCAGCCCAGTGTGACCCTCAGCCCTGCACTGGAAGCAGTGGCCCAGAAGGACAGCATCTCAGAGCCTCTGAAGCTAGGTCTTGACTGTATTTGGCAGCTGCTCTCCCCCGTTTCTCCCCTCCTAGGcctctgtgggggtgggggtcatctTCACTTACAGCTGCATGACCAGGTAGTAGTGGGTGGTGCTCTCATAGATGTCCTCCAGGGTCACAATGTTTTCATGCTTGATCCTGAGGAAAATAAGAATCCTGTGATGAGTATTGGGTTCAGGTGATCCAAACAAAAAAGTCTGGATCAG
Proteins encoded in this region:
- the Camk1g gene encoding calcium/calmodulin-dependent protein kinase type 1G isoform X1, with protein sequence MGRKEEEDCGSWKKQTTNIRKTFIFMEVLGSGAFSEVFLVKQRVTGKLFALKCIKKSPAFRDSSLENEIAVLKRIKHENIVTLEDIYESTTHYYLVMQLVSGGELFDRILERGVYTEKDASLVIQQVLSAVKYLHENGIVHRDLKPENLLYLTPEENSKIMITDFGLSKMEQNGVMSTACGTPGYVAPEVLAQKPYSKAVDCWSIGVITYILLCGYPPFYEETESKLFEKIKEGYYEFESPFWDDISESAKDFICHLLEKDPNERYTCEKALRHPWIDGNTALHRDIYPSVSLQIQKNFAKSKWRQAFNAAAVVHHMRKLHMNLHSPTVRQEVENRPPVSPAPEVSRPASHDSSITEAPILDPSTPLPALTRLPCSQSTQPSAPGGRSLNCLVNGSLRISSSLVPMQQGPLATGPCGCCSSCLNIGNKGKSSYCSEPTLFRKANKKQYVVSGHEPHPAHLFQKGRERLAEEWRLQKPGPLLGSYRVEGTLGSGKGNFCHQPETPLPAMSRLWLEVCSCIKCLTEIG
- the Camk1g gene encoding calcium/calmodulin-dependent protein kinase type 1G isoform X2, with protein sequence MGRKEEEDCGSWKKQTTNIRKTFIFMEVLGSGAFSEVFLVKQRVTGKLFALKCIKKSPAFRDSSLENEIAVLKRIKHENIVTLEDIYESTTHYYLVMQLVSGGELFDRILERGVYTEKDASLVIQQVLSAVKYLHENGIVHRDLKPENLLYLTPEENSKIMITDFGLSKMEQNGVMSTACGTPGYVAPEVLAQKPYSKAVDCWSIGVITYILLCGYPPFYEETESKLFEKIKEGYYEFESPFWDDISESAKDFICHLLEKDPNERYTCEKALRHPWIDGNTALHRDIYPSVSLQIQKNFAKSKWRQAFNAAAVVHHMRKLHMNLHSPTVRQEVENRPPVSPAPEVSRPASHDSSITEAPILDPSTPLPALTRLPCSQSTQPSAPGGRSLNCLVNGSLRISSSLVPMQQGPLATGPCGCCSSCLNIGNKGKSSYCSEPTLFRKANKKQNFKSEVMVPVKAGGSTHCRGGQTGVCLIM
- the Camk1g gene encoding calcium/calmodulin-dependent protein kinase type 1G isoform X3, with protein sequence MGRKEEEDCGSWKKQTTNIRKTFIFMEVLGSGAFSEVFLVKQRVTGKLFALKCIKKSPAFRDSSLENEIAVLKRIKHENIVTLEDIYESTTHYYLVMQLVSGGELFDRILERGVYTEKDASLVIQQVLSAVKYLHENGIVHRDLKPENLLYLTPEENSKIMITDFGLSKMEQNGVMSTACGTPGYVAPEVLAQKPYSKAVDCWSIGVITYILLCGYPPFYEETESKLFEKIKEGYYEFESPFWDDISESAKDFICHLLEKDPNERYTCEKALRHPWIDGNTALHRDIYPSVSLQIQKNFAKSKWRQAFNAAAVVHHMRKLHMNLHSPTVRQEELQVRGHGTSESRWQHPLPGWADWGVSHYVIPGAHAVFRRHAWLFSASLSWRLP